From the genome of Bactrocera oleae isolate idBacOlea1 chromosome 2, idBacOlea1, whole genome shotgun sequence, one region includes:
- the LOC106623823 gene encoding corticotropin-releasing factor-binding protein, giving the protein MKATVFLSLSLIVLSAKAWPMVKKSFDLFANEAFNNIHVISDCMHVTSEPGEYVFKKIPQLVANTKETTLVEAAVEESTSEVCGLYVIGEPDTIVEITMKHYDVNCATGGLMAFVDGWELNGEYFPGIKDHHRELEERVIEFCNNYKQWPRVANKKFFRSSQNAALLQYRIPFRGSFIAHIRFHKITQPCNVLAQDTTAIFNMANFGKQRNCTLSALFPAAVSVASLKIGGKNMRGEKVNYDCGMYEDRLEIGGSSGLDAYAMEKSSDVCGYSDQQGPEQAIFCGVTTVRLISTGRYQNHAAVMLRKADETDLDIATLVCAL; this is encoded by the exons GCTTGGCCAATGGTGAAGAAATCTTTCGACCTTTTTGCCAATGAAGCTTTCAATAACATTCATGTAATTTCAG ATTGTATGCATGTGACATCCGAACCCGGcgaatatgtatttaaaaagatACCACAGTTGGTGGCCAACACAAAGGAAACGACACTGGTTGAAGCTGCTGTAGAAGAGTCTACGTCGGAGGTGTGTGGCCTCTATGTGATTGGCGAGCCCGACACGATTGTTGAAATAACAATGAAGCACTACGATGTCAATTGTGCGACCGGCGGTCTAATGGct TTTGTCGATGGCTGGGAGTTGAATGGTGAATATTTTCCGGGCATCAAGGATCATCATCGCGAGCTAGAAGAGCGTGTCATCGAGTTTTGCAACAATTATAAACAATG GCCACGTGTTGCGAATAAGAAATTCTTCCGTTCGAGTCAAAATGCAGCGCTGCTGCAGTATCGCATACCATTCCGCGGCTCCTTCATTGCACACATTCGATTTCACAAGATAACACagc CTTGCAACGTGCTGGCGCAAGACACGACCGCCATCTTCAATATGGCTAATTTCGGTAAGCAACGCAATTGCACACTCTCAGCACTCTTCCCGGCCGCTGTCTCAGTGGCCAGTTTGAAAATTGGCGGCAAGAACATGCGTGGCGAGAAAGTTAATTATGAC TGTGGCATGTATGAGGATCGCTTAGAGATCGGTGGCTCTTCCGGACTGGATGCGTACGCAATGGAGAAGTCTTCAGATGTTTGCGGCTACTCCGATCAGCAAG GTCCCGAGCAGGCAATCTTCTGCGGTGTAACCACGGTGCGTTTGATCTCCACTGGCCGATATCAGAACCATGCAGCCGTAATGCTACGCAAAGCTGACGAAACCGATCTGGACATCGCCACACTTGTTTGTGCgctataa
- the LOC106623824 gene encoding sphingomyelin phosphodiesterase 1, translating into MRFLLLFTGLLALCSALNLTGVPLSFTEEDEVLSLISDEVARKYAKEFKAYLKSGVESEVFQQMSKQLAATHSQKEIFTRNIADLRAADQFIVCTTCRATLSVLGDMFREPEGELNGPTADQIAKKVMLHICNRLNLQTEEVCSGLFDLNWPILNYTIHNTVAETRSLCGILPISFCQVKQNEYNFTLTIDGNSVGVDGPKSNIPVKSDADWKILQLTDIHYDPEYAPGSLADCLEPMCCQRSSASGTIEVSKQAGYWGDYRDCDTPLHLIENAFEHIRETHEKIDYIYQTGDIVSHIYWATTKNGNKDVLSKLNQLIAEKFDGIPVYPNVGNHESHPSNVFGAIDAPAEFNVRWLYEHLWSIWYRWLPTDAEQTVLKGGYYTASPKQGFRVISINSNECFLYNWWVYHNGSIAVEQLQWLHDTLLAAEKAGEYVHILTHIPSGDADCWTVWAREFNRIIERFNQIIGGIFTGHTHVDELNVHYTSKGHAVGVSWNGGSLTTYSNKNPNYVVYQVEPESLQVVDYETWIFDLEIANSRGSGAKPEWFKEYSITEFTSDLSPAGLDALLDQLAENPKLLETFWQYKHTSANPRVNNGCDNKCLSKTLCRMAVTVFDQKTRCNQLKAKLESNLPAITTESPTAGPSTGTPTTQDPITTEKPGGGTASLIFGVQLTTMTFILLFARFL; encoded by the exons ATGAGATTTCTGTTATTATTTACAGGACTTTTGGCTCTTTGCAGTGCCTTAAATTTGACAGGTGTGCCATTAAGTTTTACCGAAGAGGATGAAGTGCTTTCATTGATATCAG ATGAAGTCGCCCGCAAATATGCCAAAGAGTTTAAAGCTTACCTGAAAAGTGGCGTCGAGTCGGAAGTGTTTCAACAGATGTCCAAGCAATTGGCAGCCACACACTCACAgaaagaaattttcacacgcAATATCGCAGATTTGCGTGCCGCCGATCAATTTATCGTTTGCACGACTTGTCGCGCCACTTTGTCGGTGTTGGGCGATATGTTTCGTGAACCCGAGGGTGAGTTAAACGGACCAACAGCGGATCAGATAGCGAAGAAAGTAATGCTTCACATTTGCAATCGTCTAAATTTACAAACTGAAGAAGTTTGTTCAGGACTATTCGACTTAAATTGGCCCATCTTGAATTATACCATTCACAATACTGTGGCTGAGACCCGCAGCTTATGTGGCAtattaccaatcagtttttgtCAAGTGAAACAGAACGAATACAATTTCACGCTGACGATCGATGGGAATTCTGTTGGCGTTGATGGCCCTAAAAGCAATATACCCGTCAAGAGTGATGCAGATTGGAAAATATTGCAGTTGACCGATATACATTATGATCCTGAGTATGCACCTGGTTCGTTAGCTGATTGTCTAGAGCCAATGTGCTGTCAGCGTAGCTCCGCATCCGGTACGATTGAAGTTAGTAAACAGGCTGGTTACTGGGGTGATTATCGTGACTGTGATACACCTTTACATCTGATCGAAAATGCTTTCGAACATATTCGGGAGACGCACGAGAAAATTGATTATATTTATCAGACCGGCGATATTGTGTCGCATATATATTGGGCCACAACTAAGAATGGTAATAAGGATGTATTGTCGAAACTCAATCAATTGATTGCAGAAAAGTTCGATGGTATACCCGTATATCCGAATGTAGGCAACCACGAATCGCATCCCTCTAATGT ATTTGGCGCTATCGATGCTCCGGCCGAATTCAACGTTAGGTGGCTCTATGAACATCTGTGGTCGATTTGGTATCGTTGGTTGCCGACTGATGCCGAACAGACAGTGCTCAAAGGCGGTTATTATACCGCTTCACCCAAACAAGGTTTCCGTGTAATATCAATAAACAGCAATGAATGTTTTCTCTACAATTGGTGGGTCTATCATAACGGTAGCATTGCGGTTGAACAACTGCAATGGTTGCACGATACTTTGCTCGCTGCCGAGAAGGCTGgtgaatatgttcatatattgaCCCATATACCGTCAGGTGATGCGGACTGTTGGACCGTGTGGGCACGTGAATTTAATCGCATTATAGAACGTTTCAATCAAATAATTGGCGGCATCTTTACTGGACATACTCATGTGGATGAGTTGAATGTGCACTATACGTCGAAGGGTCATGCAGTGGGTGTGTCTTGGAATGGAGGTAGTTTAACGACTTACTCCAACAAGAATCCAAACTATGTCGTATATCAGGTCGAACCAGAGAGTCtg CAAGTAGTTGATTATGAAACATGGATTTTCGACTTGGAGATAGCAAACTCACGAGGCTCGGGCGCCAAACCTGAGTGGTTTAAAGAATACAGCATCACTGAATTTACAAGTGATCTTAGTCCAGCTGGTTTAGATGCGCTATTGGATCAACTAGCGGAAAACCCAAAACTCTTAGAAacg TTTTGGCAGTACAAGCACACTTCAGCTAATCCACGTGTAAATAACGGTTGCGATAATAAGTGCTTGTCTAAAACGCTATGTCGCATGGCAGTAACTGTCTTTGATCAGAAAACGCGCTGCAATCAATTGAAAGCGAAGTTGGAAAGCAAT cTACCGGCGATCACCACTGAAAGCCCAACAGCTGGACCAAGTACTGGAACACCAACAACACAAGATCCAATTACCACAGAGAAACCTGGGGGCGGTACAGCTTCTTTAATTTTTGGCGTGCAACTAACAACGATgacatttattttgctttttgctcGATTTCTTTAA